From the Jilunia laotingensis genome, the window GCTCTGCTCGGTATCTACATAGAGGATTTTCCGTTTGTTCGGTGGCAGGTATGCCGAATACTTCAATACCTCGTCATTCTTCAACGCTGCCGCAACGATAGCGGAAATGTTGAATGTCTTTTTGCTCTTGGCTTTACCCGTGGATGCACTGAAATTACCCAACGTGCCAATGGTAGAGCCGTTCACCCAGAGTATTTCGGGCGGCACTTCGTAAGTGTCCGTCACCTTTAGATGAATGGTTTTCCAAAGGGCTGCGAAATCCTCTTTCTGCATGGTGATGTCCTGCCCGGCTTCTGTCGCTTTTCTATTTTCCATAGCCGTTATTTCTTTAGAGGACGGTTAAGGATATACTTCTGCGCTTCCTGCTCTATCTGCGCCTGCGTCTTGACCGGGTTCTGACGCAACCATGCTTCCAACTCCGCTTTCTCAAAATAAAGCATTTTGCCCTGCGGCTTGTAATGGGGTATCAAGTTACCCGAAGTCAGCTTGTACAGGTAACTTTTAGAAAGGTTCAAGAACTTGCTCGCTTCATCGAAGCTAAGCACGTTCTTTGAAAGGAACAACATCTTTTCGAGTTCGGAAACTCTTAACTCTAAATTTTTTTCCATATTGTTTAGGAATTTAGGTGAAACAATATGAAGGTGCGCACCCTCGTTTTTTTGTTAACGGGGGCAAAGTTAAGAGCTTGAAAATGAAGTCTAATTGACCTTTGTTTGAGCGTTCAATCTATGCTCAACCTTTTTGCAGTTGTTTGATGTATTTGTCTATGATTTCATATCCTTTCGGATAGATGTTTTTCGCTTGGTCTGTCGCACTCGACAGGTCAGTACGTGTAAGCGGTTCACCTTTTATCTTCTTCAATATCAGTTTATTGTTTGCTATGACAGACTGCCATTCATAAACGATGTAATTATAACAGCTAAGTTGCATCATAAGATAGGCTAACAGACGGGTATTATTAACTTTCAATACCCCATTCAGTTTGCAGTTGAAAAAATCGGTAAGTATTTTGGCAC encodes:
- a CDS encoding helix-turn-helix domain-containing protein, with amino-acid sequence MEKNLELRVSELEKMLFLSKNVLSFDEASKFLNLSKSYLYKLTSGNLIPHYKPQGKMLYFEKAELEAWLRQNPVKTQAQIEQEAQKYILNRPLKK